Proteins encoded within one genomic window of Hevea brasiliensis isolate MT/VB/25A 57/8 chromosome 8, ASM3005281v1, whole genome shotgun sequence:
- the LOC110672583 gene encoding auxin response factor 18: protein MIRDFGVMKSQRVAEKCLDSQLWHVCAGGMVRMPPVNSKVIYFPQGHAEHAQGNVDFGHCKIPAMIPCKVSAIKYLADPETDEVYAKIRLVPLSDRDMVCMEDGSDDGLFDGKASQEKPASFAKTLTQSDANNGGGFSVPRYCAETIFPRLDYSAEPPVQTILAKDVHGETWKFRHIYRGTPRRHLLTTGWSNFVNQKKLVAGDSIVFLRAENGDLCVGIRRAKREIGGGNEYPSGWNSFGGYSGFLRGDENKLMKRNGNGDMKGKVMAESVIQAATLAANWQPFEVVYYPRASAPEFCVRASAVRTAMQIQWCPGMRFKMAFETEDSSRISWFMGTISSVQVADPIRWPNSPWRLLQVSWDEPDLLQNVKRVSPWLVELVSNMPAIHLSPFSPPRKKLRFPQPPDFSLISQFPVPSFTGNPLSSNSPLCCVSDNIPAGIQGARHAQFELSTADHFNKLRSGLFPFGFQQLDQAAPTSRIPSHNFMGSNENDEKISCLLTVGNPTLSSKENSETKAQHIVLFGQLILTDQRSSQSFSGDTNGNSSSDGNPEKTANLSDGSVSVFQQNGLQENSSDDRSPWYKDHRKTNLGLETGHCKVFLESEDVGRTLDLSVIGSYEELYGKLANMFGIENSDMPSCVLYRDVAGATKHTGDEPFSEFLKTARRLTILTDSGSDNIGR from the exons ATGATTAGAGACTTTGGAGTTATGAAATCCCAAAGAGTTGCAGAGAAGTGCTTAGATTCACAATTATGGCATGTTTGTGCTGGTGGCATGGTCCGAATGCCTCCTGTGAACTCTAAAGTGATCTACTTTCCTCAGGGGCATGCTGAACACGCCCAAGGAAATGTAGATTTTGGTCATTGCAAGATTCCTGCAATGATCCCTTGCAAGGTATCTGCCATCAAGTACTTGGCAGATCCTGAAACTGACGAGGTTTACGCCAAAATTAGGTTAGTCCCTTTGAGTGACAGAGATATGGTGTGCATGGAGGATGGTAGTGATGATGGTTTGTTTGATGGAAAGGCTTCTCAAGAGAAGCCTGCTTCTTTTGCCAAGACATTGACTCAATCTGATGCTAATAATGGTGGTGGGTTCTCTGTCCCTCGTTATTGTGCTGAGACTATATTTCCAAGGTTGGATTATAGTGCTGAGCCTCCTGTGCAGACCATTCTTGCCAAGGATGTGCATGGTGAGACTTGGAAGTTTAGGCATATCTATAGAGGAACTCCCAGACGCCATTTGTTGACTACTGGTTGGAGTAATTTTGTGAACCAGAAGAAACTTGTAGCGGGGGATTCTATTGTGTTTTTGAGGGCAGAAAATGGGGATCTTTGTGTGGGGATTAGGCGTGCCAAGAGAGAGATTGGTGGTGGAAATGAGTATCCATCTGGGTGGAATTCGTTTGGGGGTTATTCTGGGTTTTTGAGGGGAGATGAGAATAAATTGATGAAAAGGAATGGTAATGGCGATATGAAGGGGAAAGTGATGGCTGAGTCTGTTATTCAGGCTGCAACTCTTGCAGCCAATTGGCAGCCCTTTGAGGTTGTTTACTATCCAAGAGCAAGCGCCCCAGAATTTTGTGTTAGGGCCTCAGCTGTGAGGACTGCAATGCAGATTCAGTGGTGTCCAGGGATGAGATTCAAAATGGCATTTGAGACAGAGGATTCATCTAGGATTAGCTGGTTCATGGGAACTATATCTTCTGTTCAGGTTGCTGATCCCATCCGCTGGCCTAATTCTCCATGGAGACTTCTACAG GTATCATGGGATGAGCCAGATTTACTCCAAAATGTAAAGCGTGTTAGCCCATGGCTGGTTGAATTGGTATCGAACATGCCCGCCATTCATCTCTCACCCTTCTCACCTCCAAGAAAAAAGTTGAGATTTCCACAACCCCCAGATTTTTCCTTAATCAGCCAATTTCCAGTGCCATCATTTACCGGCAACCCTCTCAGTTCGAACAGTCCCTTATGCTGTGTCTCAGATAACATTCCTGCAGGCATACAGGGAGCCAGGCATGCTCAATTTGAACTATCTACAGCAGATCACTTCAACAAACTGCGGTCGGGTCTGTTTCCATTTGGTTTCCAGCAGCTCGATCAAGCTGCACCAACTTCTAGAATTCCCAGTCACAACTTCATGGGCAGTAATGAAAACGATGAGAAAATATCTTGCTTGTTAACAGTTGGAAATCCCACACTGAGCTCGAAGGAAAACAGTGAAACTAAGGCACAACATATTGTATTGTTTGGTCAGCTCATTCTCACAGACCAGCGGAGTTCTCAAAGCTTTTCTGGTGATACAAATGGAAATAGTTCATCGGATGGAAATCCAGAGAAGACAGCAAATCTTTCTGATGGTTCTGTTTCTGTATTTCAGCAGAATGGTCTGCAGGAAAATTCTTCAGATGACAGGTCTCCCTGGTACAAAGATCACCGGAAAACTAATCTTGGCTTGGAGACTGGTCATTGCAAGGTGTTTTTGGAATCAGAAGATGTGGGTCGAACTCTTGACCTCTCAGTCATTGGCTCATATGAAGAACTGTATGGAAAGTTGGCAAACATGTTTGGCATCGAGAATTCAGATATGCCAAGCTGTGTGCTTTACCGAGACGTGGCTGGTGCCACAAAACACACAGGAGATGAGCCCTTTAG TGAGTTTTTGAAGACAGCAAGGAGGTTAACCATTCTTACGGATTCAGGCAGCGACAACATAGGAAGATAG